The following are encoded together in the bacterium genome:
- a CDS encoding helix-turn-helix domain-containing protein, translated as MTEILEAPVDRVSLRGPDHGETSPPERSALWELLSAFQGLQKVYREGRMSEREAAFQLYVHRVRMQGRGAVVHFQYALGFLALELSKMEPGLAPALDKVLAENARSMERGDPEAMFKDGLERIYRLALKPRQGMKEDRLDSARDFIRAHFQESIPLGKVAVEFGLSTSVFGRCFKERFGKGFSVFLRDLRVEKAKELLTHGQLSVERVSLESGFKNFHYFFEVFKKATGKTPHQFRRTQTGRSPKV; from the coding sequence ATGACCGAGATCCTGGAAGCTCCCGTCGATAGGGTTTCCCTGCGAGGCCCGGACCACGGGGAAACATCCCCGCCGGAACGGTCCGCCCTTTGGGAACTCCTGAGCGCGTTCCAAGGGCTCCAAAAGGTCTATCGGGAAGGGCGGATGTCGGAGAGGGAGGCGGCTTTCCAGCTTTATGTCCATCGGGTCCGGATGCAAGGACGGGGTGCGGTCGTCCATTTCCAATACGCCCTTGGGTTCTTGGCCTTGGAGCTCTCCAAAATGGAACCCGGATTGGCCCCGGCCTTGGATAAGGTCCTGGCGGAGAACGCCCGATCGATGGAACGGGGGGACCCGGAGGCCATGTTCAAGGACGGGTTGGAACGCATTTATCGTCTGGCCCTCAAACCCCGGCAAGGGATGAAAGAAGACCGTTTGGACAGCGCGCGGGACTTCATCCGGGCCCATTTCCAGGAATCCATCCCCTTGGGGAAGGTGGCCGTCGAGTTCGGGCTTTCGACCTCGGTTTTCGGCCGTTGCTTCAAGGAACGGTTCGGAAAAGGGTTTTCAGTGTTCCTGAGGGATCTTCGGGTCGAGAAGGCCAAGGAGCTTTTGACCCATGGCCAACTCTCGGTCGAACGGGTCAGCCTTGAAAGCGGTTTCAAGAACTTCCATTACTTCTTCGAGGTCTTCAAGAAGGCGACGGGGAAGACGCCCCATCAATTCCGGAGGACCCAAACGGGACGATCGCCCAAAGTTTGA
- a CDS encoding DUF11 domain-containing protein has protein sequence MIRERSLKIGELQGAVEPSRTDPGLDVPPFGRLRPSWGLAFLIFLWALLPSPVLAWVNGDFETCNLTGWTTSTNSGANLACGPPTASSVPVGWAPLSNNMLPMVHGGNCAAQLYSARGDENHQDWARIQQTDVVPSDGRTCLSFWFAAVFEDHHYEVGQSEDTYIQADVIVGGTTIASLVYNWANNLAIVVFDGLTGTGGAICAVNPTTENRWGYLPWTNYTINLCQYVGQQVTLRFTDYDCGQGGHYGWGYVDDVTWAACPQPPTMSLTKSNDPSGPVTQGQVITYTLTYGNSGPGLASGVTVTDPIPPGTSFVPGSQTSSPSMPNTFVSGGQVGWSIGNLPAGASGTLSFQVRASQSCVTIINQASLSDLEQACY, from the coding sequence TTGATCCGAGAAAGATCCTTAAAGATCGGGGAACTCCAAGGAGCCGTTGAACCTTCGAGGACCGATCCTGGCCTTGATGTTCCTCCCTTCGGGCGGCTCCGTCCTTCTTGGGGCCTGGCTTTTCTGATTTTCCTTTGGGCCCTTCTTCCTTCCCCGGTCCTGGCCTGGGTCAATGGGGATTTCGAGACCTGCAACCTGACCGGTTGGACCACTTCGACCAATTCAGGGGCCAATCTTGCCTGCGGGCCCCCGACCGCCTCTTCTGTTCCGGTCGGATGGGCCCCTCTTTCCAATAATATGCTTCCCATGGTCCATGGGGGAAATTGTGCCGCCCAGCTCTACTCGGCCCGGGGCGATGAGAACCACCAGGATTGGGCCCGCATCCAGCAAACGGATGTGGTCCCGTCGGACGGGAGGACCTGCCTTTCCTTTTGGTTCGCGGCGGTCTTCGAGGACCATCACTATGAGGTCGGTCAATCGGAGGACACCTATATCCAGGCCGACGTGATCGTGGGCGGCACCACGATCGCCTCCCTGGTCTATAACTGGGCCAACAACCTGGCCATCGTGGTCTTTGACGGCTTGACCGGGACGGGTGGCGCGATCTGCGCGGTCAACCCGACCACCGAGAACCGATGGGGGTACCTTCCCTGGACCAATTACACCATCAACCTTTGCCAATACGTGGGCCAACAGGTCACCCTTCGGTTCACTGACTACGATTGCGGGCAAGGGGGGCATTACGGTTGGGGCTACGTGGACGATGTGACCTGGGCGGCCTGCCCCCAACCACCGACCATGTCCTTGACCAAGTCCAACGATCCGTCGGGCCCGGTCACCCAAGGCCAGGTCATCACCTATACCTTGACCTATGGGAACAGTGGCCCCGGATTGGCCAGCGGCGTGACGGTGACGGACCCGATCCCCCCGGGGACCAGTTTCGTGCCCGGGTCCCAGACCAGCAGCCCCAGCATGCCCAATACCTTCGTGAGCGGCGGCCAGGTGGGCTGGTCCATCGGCAACCTGCCCGCCGGAGCCTCCGGGACCCTTAGTTTCCAGGTCCGGGCAAGCCAATCCTGCGTGACGATCATCAACCAAGCGTCTTTATCCGACCTGGAACAGGCTTGCTATTGA